In Pieris napi chromosome 2, ilPieNapi1.2, whole genome shotgun sequence, the following proteins share a genomic window:
- the LOC125056423 gene encoding uncharacterized protein LOC125056423 — protein sequence MRDEEFAFNPVRLIEEVKKRPGLYDQGLHPLDREDKLRLWKEVGAALCSQWDTYDRAAAYDRVLQLQRKWRSLRDAYNRELRSRKTGVRVHRRVYVYFKKLKFLGGFEGEISSDSEHSNCATNEDLPEEDSTKTEPVEPTRKKRKKRRVKKPSSEFAPEEVEMPIFPADVPDESDSDKLFLLSFLPEMRQFPLDIKMWARAQIANVMQEAVTAHMSKVFPSSSNERRFQIKQPRDSFD from the exons ATGCGGGATGAGGAGTTTGCCTTTAATCCAGTAAGACTGATCGAGGAGGTTAAAAAGCGGCCAGGCCTGTACGACCAGGGTTTGCATCCTTTAGACAGGGAAGACAAGTTGAGGCTGTGGAAGGAAGTTGGAGCTGCACTGTGTTCCCAATGGGACACATATGACCGTGCCGCGGCCTATGATCGAG tattacaGCTACAAAGGAAATGGCGTTCCCTTCGTGACGCATACAATAGGGAATTACGTTCGCGGAAAACGGGTGTCAGAGTACATAGAAGAGTTTACGTTTACTTTAAGAAGTTAAAATTTCTTGGCGGTTTCGAAGGTGAAATAAGCAGCGATTCGGa ACATTCTAATTGTGCCACCAATGAAGACCTACCGGAAGAGGATAGCACTAAAACAGAGCCTGTTGAGCCTACACGAAAAAAACGGAAAAAGCGACGCGTCAAAAAACCGAGTTCCGAATTTGCACCAGAGGAGGTGGAAATGCCAATATTTCCAGCAGACGTGCCTGACGAAAGCGACAGTGATAAACTCTTCCTTCTGTCGTTTCTGCCTGAGATGAGACAGTTTCCTCTTGACATTAAAATGTGGGCGCGAGCTCAGATAGCGAACGTGATGCAGGAGGCAGTCACTGCGCATATGTCAAAAGTATTTCCCAGTTCTTCTAACGAACGAAGGTTTCAGATCAAGCAGCCGAGAGATAGCTTTGATTAA